Part of the Fusarium musae strain F31 chromosome 3, whole genome shotgun sequence genome, TGCTTCTCTTGCATCAAGGCTTCGACAGCCTCTGCGATCAACTTAGCCCACTCTGTGGCTAACCAGCTTTTGGCGTTCCAGAGACACTCATCGTCTAGCTGTGTCAGTTTGTATCGTGCCCAGTGCTCTTCTAACTCGCCCTTGTCACCATAGGGATTCAACTTGCTGAACTGTTGCCAGATCTCGATAACTCGGcatgcctcttcttcctctatcCTGAACCATTCCTTGTGCGTCTTTTGGCAGGCTGTGTTCGGACAAGAGGCGTTCATTTTCTTTCTGTGTAACGTTTGATGGATCAGTGCCTCCATCCTCCTAACAGCATGTGGCATGAAGACCCTGAATTTGTAGACCAGGTCATTTTTGCATTCATTCTCCCATTCCCCCTTCCTCCTTTCAACCTTGTCAGACTTGCTGAACTCGGGGCTTCTTACGTGTCCAATTTTGAGGAATCCAGGCTTTGACCTTTCGGCGAAGCAATATACATACCCAGATCCCAACCGCTCCTCCGAAACTGGCCTTGCCAAGAGTTTCACGATGTTATGGACTGGCGATTTCTCCGTGCCATCGAAGGTCATGGAGCGACGAGATCGCAATGACTCCGCTTCTGATTCAGCTTCGTCACTCTGGTCACCCAAGTCATCTACGCTGAGTctcattttcttcatcatatcGCTTGAAAGAAGGTCAATATCTGTCTGCATCTTTCTGCGCGTTGGGCTCTCCATGTGTCTTTCATTATAGCAGCTCTGGCGAAAAGAAGATCGTGGGGTTTCGCACCCCTCGGTGCTGAAAGCAGAATATGGTGTCGAGGCTGTCGAATATGGGGTGAAGACCTCACTAGGATCAGGCGAGGTGACAGACCCTGGTGAAGTAAGACATGCATCGTTTGTGGGTGTTGGGTATGATAGCAGGCCTGGTGATCTGGAATAAATGTTGCGATATCTCGAACCGTGGTTTCTTGGGGGCGTCCTGGGGATTTCCCTGTCACCCAGTGGGCTCTGCCTAGTAAGTCCAGGACGTCGAAGTTCCCGCTGTGTAGATGTCTGACGGGTACATTCGTCTATCCCCTCATCTTCAGAATCTTGATCTGAACTGGCTCCCCTGTGACTTAAATCgatgtcttcttcaattGATTCAATCACATCATCGCTTAGATAGTCACCCGGATACTCGCCGTCGTCCGTGTCGTAAATGATAAAACATTGACTTTGATCCGGATTTCGTTTGCTCATGCGCGCTGCTCCACGTTCTCGAAGGGAAGTCGATGAGTTCTGAGAAGACCGTACCAGCCTTGGATTTTCTTTGCTCTCCGTCTTGAGCCATTTGTAGAACCTCCTAGTCAATAAGGCGTGGGCATAGTCCACGGGATTCGGAAACTTGTCTCCGTCGAACACGAGTGTTTCCGTGTGTATCTTTGCTGGTCTGTGGCAGACGAGTTTCTTGGCCAAGTCCCGGAGAGAAAGATCAATGGTATCCCTTTGGTCATCATCGTTAGATTCTCGAACAGCCAGGGCTTGCACAATTGGCTTAATCAAGGCTCGTCGCCGTTTTGGAAGTGTGTGGAGGCACTGACTTTGGGTCTCCCTCCCGGCAAAGCAGTCGATGTCTCCGGCCTGTGGGATTCCGAGCGCGTTGTACAGGCTGCTGTGAGCCTCGGCAAGGCTGTTCGCTGGACTCATTTCCAGGAGTTAAGACTAGAGCCAGAGATATATATGTTATACACAAGGGACCGGGGCATAAAGCTGTCGAGTTGAGGGCTCACAAAggacgagcttgaggaggaaagCGATTTGTGAGGGAAGTCCTACGCGAGAGTCCTTTTGACACTATTTATGTCTTTCTTCCTTCGCGGAGGCTGGGACATCCTTGATCAGGGGGGTCACGAGCGAACTGTATCGCCTGCAGCTGAGACCGCGATGTGACAACCCATGTATGTGCCCTGGTCCAGATCAAGAACATGGACTATCACCGTATTGGCG contains:
- a CDS encoding hypothetical protein (EggNog:ENOG41); translation: MSPANSLAEAHSSLYNALGIPQAGDIDCFAGRETQSQCLHTLPKRRRALIKPIVQALAVRESNDDDQRDTIDLSLRDLAKKLVCHRPAKIHTETLVFDGDKFPNPVDYAHALLTRRFYKWLKTESKENPRLVRSSQNSSTSLRERGAARMSKRNPDQSQCFIIYDTDDGEYPGDYLSDDVIESIEEDIDLSHRGASSDQDSEDEGIDECTRQTSTQRELRRPGLTRQSPLGDREIPRTPPRNHGSRYRNIYSRSPGLLSYPTPTNDACLTSPGSVTSPDPSEVFTPYSTASTPYSAFSTEGCETPRSSFRQSCYNERHMESPTRRKMQTDIDLLSSDMMKKMRLSVDDLGDQSDEAESEAESLRSRRSMTFDGTEKSPVHNIVKLLARPVSEERLGSGYVYCFAERSKPGFLKIGHVRSPEFSKSDKVERRKGEWENECKNDLVYKFRVFMPHAVRRMEALIHQTLHRKKMNASCPNTACQKTHKEWFRIEEEEACRVIEIWQQFSKLNPYGDKGELEEHWARYKLTQLDDECLWNAKSWLATEWAKLIAEAVEALMQEKQRAVEKYHAEMRQRLAVLRKAQERILI